A DNA window from Maribellus comscasis contains the following coding sequences:
- a CDS encoding DUF4007 family protein: protein MNKLRFSGHDTFVVRTFWPKKGFDFINISGSFSSESAVVDLGVGKNMVASINFWMKALGLYDDEKKELTDFANNLFSSEGLDPFLEDIGSIWLLHYFLLKTNYASIYHLIFNEFRKERAIFNKSQLKAFIKRKYAEMDDNSLNLNTIDKDISVFTRLYEKVDYQNVSKDFEEEINSLMIELELISTTVEDEIKEGTNRREKVKWFHLHGESRNSLPPAILLFTILDNFGESRNIAIKRLEIEPNSPGLIFLLSKDGLYKKLKEIEEEFPGIIVSETAGNLVLVLPEGLNKWEILRNYYAN, encoded by the coding sequence ATGAACAAGTTAAGATTCTCAGGACATGATACGTTTGTTGTCAGGACTTTTTGGCCTAAAAAAGGTTTTGATTTTATTAATATCAGTGGAAGCTTCAGCAGTGAAAGTGCAGTGGTTGATTTGGGGGTTGGAAAAAACATGGTAGCATCCATAAATTTTTGGATGAAAGCTTTGGGACTTTACGACGATGAGAAAAAGGAACTCACTGATTTTGCAAATAATTTATTTTCAAGTGAAGGATTAGATCCCTTTCTTGAAGACATCGGTTCGATCTGGCTACTGCATTATTTTTTGCTGAAAACAAATTATGCCTCCATTTACCATTTAATATTTAATGAATTTCGAAAAGAACGGGCGATTTTTAATAAAAGCCAATTGAAAGCATTCATAAAACGAAAGTATGCTGAGATGGATGACAACTCATTAAATTTAAATACGATTGATAAAGACATTTCTGTTTTTACACGTTTGTATGAAAAAGTAGATTATCAAAACGTATCCAAAGATTTTGAGGAAGAAATCAACAGTTTGATGATTGAACTGGAGTTAATTTCTACTACTGTTGAAGATGAAATAAAAGAAGGAACCAACAGAAGGGAAAAAGTTAAATGGTTTCATTTACATGGCGAAAGCAGGAATTCTCTACCACCAGCAATTTTACTTTTTACCATATTGGATAATTTTGGGGAATCCAGAAACATTGCAATCAAGCGGTTAGAAATAGAACCGAATAGCCCTGGATTAATTTTTCTACTTAGTAAAGACGGGCTGTACAAAAAACTCAAAGAAATAGAGGAAGAATTCCCAGGAATTATTGTTTCGGAAACTGCAGGTAATTTGGTTTTGGTATTACCGGAAGGCCTAAACAAATGGGAAATTTTAAGAAATTACTATGCAAACTAA
- a CDS encoding phosphoadenosine phosphosulfate reductase family protein — translation MTKKVRHVLGISGGKDSAALAMYMKMHHPEIDMEYYFSDTGKELPETYELIAELESFLGKKIKKLEANHSHKNPFDHYLDIYNGFLPSSMARWCTQKLKLEPFERWIGEDLAISYVGIRDDEDREGYVSTKSNIQSVFPFRKHIWSMEILHKVLHNSNREKIAELYEKHGEKNLIARFIEIIDEPQSPKYLFSQKMNDLLQLSISTFNRVVFYFLKNENYPVSHLNEYSLLENEDSVDINKVFQLFKENGVKVPGYYDEVEFEVNGQKGKYNRSRSGCFFCFYQRKIEWIWLYERHPELFRKAQEYEKDGYSWMDNETLEEIIQPERMTQIKLDYIATLQKKLNSKNKSNKLIDILADENEVCANCFI, via the coding sequence ATGACTAAAAAAGTACGACATGTATTAGGAATTTCGGGAGGAAAAGACAGCGCGGCATTGGCCATGTACATGAAAATGCACCATCCTGAAATCGACATGGAGTACTATTTTTCTGATACAGGCAAAGAACTACCGGAAACTTATGAGTTGATTGCCGAACTGGAATCTTTTCTTGGCAAAAAAATAAAAAAACTGGAAGCCAACCACAGTCACAAAAATCCATTCGATCATTACCTCGATATTTATAATGGATTTTTACCCTCATCGATGGCTCGTTGGTGTACCCAAAAATTAAAGCTCGAACCTTTTGAACGCTGGATTGGCGAGGATTTGGCTATTTCATATGTGGGAATACGTGATGATGAAGACCGGGAAGGATATGTTTCCACTAAATCAAATATCCAATCCGTTTTCCCGTTTCGGAAACACATTTGGAGCATGGAAATTTTGCATAAAGTGCTTCACAATTCAAACCGCGAGAAAATTGCCGAACTCTATGAAAAACATGGTGAAAAAAATTTAATCGCCCGTTTCATTGAGATTATTGATGAACCACAATCACCAAAATATTTGTTTTCCCAAAAAATGAATGATTTGCTTCAGCTAAGTATTTCTACTTTTAATCGTGTAGTTTTCTATTTTTTAAAAAATGAAAATTATCCGGTTTCCCATTTAAACGAATATTCGCTTCTGGAGAATGAAGACAGTGTTGACATCAATAAAGTTTTCCAACTGTTTAAAGAAAACGGCGTTAAAGTGCCAGGCTATTACGATGAAGTTGAGTTTGAAGTAAACGGCCAAAAAGGGAAATACAACCGCAGCCGTTCCGGTTGTTTCTTTTGTTTTTACCAACGAAAAATAGAATGGATTTGGCTGTATGAACGACATCCTGAATTATTCCGTAAGGCCCAGGAATATGAAAAAGATGGCTACAGTTGGATGGACAACGAAACGCTTGAAGAAATTATACAACCGGAACGAATGACTCAAATTAAACTGGACTATATTGCAACTTTACAGAAAAAATTAAACAGCAAAAACAAATCAAATAAGTTGATCGATATTTTAGCCGATGAAAATGAAGTTTGTGCAAATTGTTTTATTTAA
- a CDS encoding HIT family protein, which yields MKPQINNWHLTAKEREKMSFPTNWLHRNNFLKGNILDFGCGFGKDVMELRNMGYYCKGYDKYYQPEYPTEKFNTILCNYVLNVLQAKDQQRIIMEISQLLAPGGQAFFAVRRDIKYEGFRKHKIHKKTTYQCNVVLPFESLFLNEYCEIYSFSRFTDIQKESSCIFCKPSRNLKFIAESAFAYAVYDGFPVSNGHSLIIPKTHTSNYFDLTEKEQFHLLLLTNFVQTYLLKKFNPNGFNVGININMDAGQTVPHVHVHLIPRYKGDVKNPKGGVRHVIPGKGYYNQQD from the coding sequence TTGAAACCACAAATAAATAACTGGCATTTAACGGCCAAAGAAAGAGAAAAAATGTCCTTTCCAACAAATTGGCTGCATAGAAACAATTTTTTAAAGGGGAATATTTTAGATTTTGGGTGTGGATTCGGGAAAGATGTAATGGAGTTAAGGAATATGGGGTATTATTGTAAAGGTTATGATAAATATTATCAACCAGAATATCCTACTGAGAAATTTAATACAATACTATGTAATTACGTTTTAAACGTTCTCCAAGCGAAAGATCAGCAACGAATAATAATGGAAATTAGCCAATTATTGGCACCTGGTGGGCAAGCATTTTTTGCTGTAAGAAGAGATATTAAATATGAAGGATTTAGGAAGCACAAAATTCATAAAAAAACAACTTATCAGTGTAATGTTGTGCTGCCATTCGAAAGTTTGTTTTTAAACGAATATTGTGAGATTTATTCATTCTCACGATTTACTGATATTCAAAAAGAGTCATCCTGTATTTTTTGCAAACCATCCCGAAATTTAAAATTTATTGCAGAATCTGCATTTGCTTATGCCGTTTACGATGGATTTCCCGTTTCAAACGGACATTCCCTAATCATTCCCAAAACACATACCTCTAATTATTTTGATTTAACCGAAAAGGAACAATTTCATTTATTATTATTAACCAATTTTGTTCAGACTTATCTTTTAAAAAAATTCAATCCTAATGGTTTTAATGTAGGAATCAACATAAACATGGATGCAGGACAAACTGTTCCGCATGTTCATGTTCATTTGATACCAAGATATAAAGGTGATGTTAAAAATCCAAAAGGAGGAGTTCGCCATGTTATTCCAGGAAAGGGATATTATAATCAGCAGGATTAA
- a CDS encoding HNH endonuclease domain-containing protein: protein MLKAINEIATIIERDSKDTTYKFALLRACIQISQEYEHFARKEIDQVTFPLGLIVLKWLEYYYSIFADYRFIPQKNGDTPARSLAFRNSFLEVIKFYNSGLGFYQFQKNLKDGNFEKANIHNVFNLVKSIKETIIKMPMNYIGSSVGRGGQIFRYNKDSNLSGRNLNQISNQYIIDSCGTFSIPRNYFDAFLILGSFINGTQSLLLEWVDFTIHADKEKKFTRGEVLNLIDPSYDKNRDANELKLFFERIKKNEGLLCIWSGKKIVNDLNIDHMMPFALWKNNDFWNLLPSKRDVNNKKRDKIPSKYLLKKQRDLIIDYWELIFAEYPARFQKEVQISLLGLKQFDKKNWQLSCFESFSKKCEFLIAQRGFEPFII, encoded by the coding sequence ATGCTAAAAGCAATCAACGAAATAGCAACAATAATTGAAAGAGACAGCAAGGATACTACTTACAAATTTGCGTTATTACGTGCCTGCATTCAAATTAGCCAAGAATATGAACACTTTGCAAGAAAGGAAATTGACCAAGTTACTTTTCCGTTAGGATTAATTGTTTTAAAATGGCTAGAATATTATTATTCAATTTTTGCAGATTATCGTTTTATTCCTCAAAAAAATGGAGACACACCTGCCCGTTCACTTGCTTTTAGAAATTCATTTCTTGAAGTCATAAAGTTTTATAATTCTGGATTAGGGTTTTATCAGTTTCAAAAGAATTTGAAAGATGGCAATTTTGAAAAAGCCAATATTCACAATGTATTTAATCTTGTAAAAAGTATTAAAGAAACTATTATAAAAATGCCAATGAATTACATTGGAAGCTCAGTAGGTAGAGGAGGACAGATTTTTAGATATAATAAAGATTCAAATTTGAGCGGTCGTAATTTAAATCAAATATCAAATCAATACATTATTGATTCTTGCGGAACATTTAGTATTCCAAGAAATTACTTTGATGCTTTTTTAATTTTGGGTTCATTTATCAATGGAACTCAATCGCTTTTACTCGAATGGGTTGATTTTACTATTCATGCCGACAAGGAGAAGAAATTTACGAGAGGGGAAGTTTTGAATTTAATTGACCCAAGTTATGATAAGAATAGAGATGCAAATGAATTAAAACTATTTTTTGAACGAATTAAAAAAAATGAGGGATTGCTTTGTATTTGGTCTGGGAAGAAGATTGTCAATGATTTAAACATTGATCACATGATGCCATTTGCATTGTGGAAAAATAATGATTTTTGGAATCTACTTCCTTCAAAAAGAGATGTAAATAACAAGAAGCGAGATAAAATCCCAAGTAAATATTTGTTAAAAAAACAACGCGATTTAATTATCGATTATTGGGAACTAATTTTTGCGGAATATCCAGCCAGATTTCAAAAAGAAGTGCAAATTTCCCTTCTCGGATTGAAACAATTTGATAAAAAAAATTGGCAACTTAGCTGTTTTGAATCGTTTTCGAAGAAATGTGAATTCTTGATTGCCCAACGAGGTTTTGAACCATTTATAATTTAA
- a CDS encoding DEAD/DEAH box helicase family protein produces MLPQIKHPETLEYSSDGKNLPIEFFMLTVPECKKIDLKLGYFSSNAIRTLAYGFAQFIHNGGVLRIISNHFLSVKDKLLISEDEIESLVEDKKVEYLINKDLEGLAKILEGGDQHFFDCLKYLLKHDRLQIIPVKLKPNRLAHFKQGILDDGTNQVYFNGSCNFTYRGLVDNGESLSIARSWGENSEKIKVKENIENIERICTRKDVGFEYLTPEQIIEVIEKTGKDKQLDELIEDEINIYEKLSHLPSLKNTFTKYTSDFRKKVEEEKHNPKFPYPEGPRDYQAEACEKWIANGKKGIFAMATGTGKTITALNCLLNEYRESGLIQSIILVPTNDLQRQWIKEVHKFNITDIIVVGIDSDWKSKISRLTTNFQFGRQKPFVLISTYVSFARYTLQNFLKYFPKETLLIADEAHNIASPKVLEVLPSTLFKKRIGLSATPKRIYDGEGTEEMNKFFDDEPPYIYSFTMEEAIAKGILCQYEYHPHLVELTTEELEEYKEITLKLSKFFDSETKKIKDNDVVTMLLMKRKRIIHKAENKIAVFKKILKQEFDKRKSLKYTFVYVPEGFDDNSSEEGRIIQQYNQAIMETDNQIRVSTFTGDNKDRSFVLQSFEDGNIDVLTAMKCLDEGVDIPRTELAIFCSSTGNPRQFIQRRGRILKQHIDKEYAVIHDLVVVPKTDAKKSQIQFIC; encoded by the coding sequence ATGCTTCCCCAAATTAAACACCCAGAGACCCTTGAATATAGCTCCGACGGAAAAAATCTCCCGATTGAGTTTTTTATGCTTACTGTGCCGGAATGCAAAAAAATAGATTTAAAACTTGGCTATTTTAGTTCAAATGCAATCCGAACTCTGGCCTACGGTTTTGCCCAATTCATTCATAACGGGGGAGTTTTGAGAATCATATCAAATCATTTTTTATCGGTTAAGGATAAACTTTTAATATCCGAAGATGAAATAGAATCCTTGGTTGAAGACAAAAAAGTTGAATATTTAATAAATAAAGATTTAGAAGGGCTTGCAAAAATACTCGAAGGAGGCGATCAGCATTTTTTCGATTGTTTAAAATATTTACTGAAGCATGACCGATTACAGATTATCCCGGTAAAATTAAAACCTAACCGTCTTGCACATTTTAAACAAGGAATTTTAGATGATGGGACAAACCAGGTTTATTTTAACGGAAGTTGCAATTTTACATACCGTGGACTGGTCGATAATGGTGAAAGTCTTTCTATTGCGCGTTCCTGGGGAGAAAATTCTGAAAAAATAAAGGTTAAAGAGAATATTGAAAATATTGAAAGAATTTGCACTAGGAAGGATGTTGGATTTGAGTATCTAACCCCGGAACAAATCATTGAAGTAATTGAAAAAACAGGAAAGGATAAACAACTCGATGAATTAATTGAGGACGAAATAAATATTTACGAAAAACTTTCACACCTACCCTCATTAAAAAATACCTTTACTAAGTATACTTCAGATTTTAGAAAGAAGGTTGAGGAAGAAAAGCATAATCCAAAATTTCCCTATCCAGAAGGTCCTCGAGATTATCAAGCAGAAGCATGTGAGAAATGGATTGCAAACGGTAAAAAAGGAATTTTTGCGATGGCTACAGGAACGGGGAAAACTATTACAGCCTTAAATTGCCTTTTAAATGAATATAGAGAATCCGGGCTAATACAATCTATTATTTTAGTGCCCACCAATGATTTGCAAAGGCAATGGATTAAAGAGGTTCATAAGTTTAACATCACAGATATAATTGTTGTCGGGATTGACTCGGATTGGAAAAGCAAAATAAGCAGGTTAACAACAAACTTCCAATTTGGAAGGCAAAAGCCATTTGTGCTTATTTCCACATATGTTTCGTTTGCACGATATACACTTCAAAATTTCCTGAAATATTTTCCCAAAGAAACTCTGCTAATCGCTGACGAAGCACATAATATTGCCTCACCGAAAGTGTTAGAAGTTTTACCCTCGACTCTTTTTAAAAAGCGAATAGGATTATCAGCAACACCTAAAAGAATTTATGATGGAGAAGGAACTGAAGAAATGAATAAATTCTTTGATGATGAACCACCTTATATCTATTCTTTTACAATGGAGGAGGCTATTGCAAAAGGAATTCTTTGTCAATATGAATATCATCCTCATTTGGTCGAATTAACAACAGAAGAATTGGAGGAATACAAAGAGATTACTTTGAAACTTTCAAAGTTTTTTGACTCCGAAACAAAAAAAATAAAGGATAATGATGTTGTTACCATGTTATTAATGAAGCGTAAACGAATTATCCATAAAGCTGAAAATAAAATTGCGGTTTTTAAAAAAATACTGAAACAAGAATTTGATAAGCGAAAAAGTTTAAAATACACGTTTGTTTATGTTCCAGAAGGGTTTGATGACAATAGTAGTGAAGAGGGAAGAATAATTCAGCAGTATAATCAAGCAATTATGGAAACGGATAACCAAATACGTGTTTCCACATTTACCGGAGATAATAAAGATCGATCATTTGTTTTACAATCTTTTGAAGATGGTAATATAGATGTTTTAACGGCGATGAAATGTTTAGATGAGGGGGTTGATATTCCTCGTACTGAACTTGCAATTTTTTGTTCAAGCACTGGTAATCCAAGACAGTTTATACAGCGGCGGGGTAGAATTTTAAAGCAGCATATTGATAAAGAATATGCGGTTATTCATGATTTGGTCGTCGTTCCTAAAACTGATGCAAAAAAATCGCAAATCCAATTTATATGCTAA
- the mobC gene encoding conjugal transfer protein MobC: protein MQNEDDVRSLAKIIELIRAVSILILFIHIYWFCFEFLEERNVTVTIIDNILLNFQKYTGLFSKPIWTKLMSFGLLAISCLGIRGAKAEKITWRKIAAFLILGLALFFFNGFVLKFPYPLLLKCSVYMLSLASGYIFLLKAGLWMSRLIKTNLMQDVFNRENESFMQETQLMKNEYSVNLPTRFEHKGKTYSGWINVVNPFRASIVLGTPGSGKSYAIINNYIKQQIRKGFGMYIYDFKFDDLSIIAYNTLMKNIDKYEHPPKFYVINFDDPERSHRCNPIAPEFMTDIADAYESAYTIMLNLNKTWIQKQGDFFVESPIILLTSIIWYLKIYKDGKYCTFPHAIEFLNKKYADIFTILTSYRELENYLSPFIDAWEGGAQDQLQGQIASAKIPLSRMISPQLYWVMSGNDFTLDINNPKEPKILCVGNNPDRQNIYSAALGLYNSRIVKLINKKGQLKSSVIIDELPTIYFRGLDNLIATARSNKVAVCLGFQDFSQLNRDYGDKEAKVVMNTVGNIFSGQVVGETAKTLSERFGKVLQKRQSMTINRQDKSTSINTQMDTLIPASKISNLTQGVFVGAVSDNFEERIEQKIFHAEIVVDNEKVAKETAAYQPIPVITNFTDEDGNNHIQEEIEYNYRRIKDEVAGIVGEELERIK, encoded by the coding sequence GAACGAAATGTAACAGTAACAATCATCGATAATATACTGCTGAACTTTCAGAAGTATACAGGTCTGTTTTCAAAACCAATCTGGACAAAACTGATGAGTTTTGGGTTGCTTGCTATTTCATGTTTGGGAATAAGAGGAGCAAAAGCAGAAAAAATCACCTGGCGTAAAATAGCTGCCTTTTTGATTTTAGGATTAGCTCTATTCTTTTTCAATGGTTTTGTTTTAAAATTCCCTTATCCGTTACTCCTGAAATGTTCCGTTTACATGCTTTCCCTGGCTTCGGGTTATATTTTCCTTTTAAAAGCCGGATTATGGATGAGCCGACTGATAAAAACCAATCTTATGCAAGATGTTTTTAACCGGGAAAATGAATCGTTTATGCAGGAAACACAGTTGATGAAAAATGAATATTCTGTGAATCTGCCCACCCGCTTTGAGCACAAAGGGAAAACCTACAGCGGATGGATTAATGTGGTTAACCCGTTCCGGGCAAGCATTGTTTTGGGAACTCCGGGGAGTGGAAAATCCTATGCCATCATCAACAACTACATCAAACAGCAAATCCGAAAAGGTTTTGGCATGTATATCTATGATTTTAAGTTTGATGACCTGAGTATTATCGCTTACAATACTTTAATGAAGAACATCGACAAATATGAACACCCGCCAAAATTTTATGTGATAAATTTTGACGATCCTGAACGAAGTCACCGCTGTAATCCTATTGCGCCTGAATTTATGACTGATATTGCCGATGCTTACGAATCGGCCTACACCATTATGCTGAACCTGAATAAAACCTGGATTCAGAAACAGGGCGACTTTTTTGTGGAGTCGCCCATAATTCTTCTTACATCCATTATCTGGTACCTGAAGATTTACAAAGACGGAAAATATTGTACTTTCCCTCATGCCATCGAATTTCTGAATAAAAAGTACGCCGACATTTTTACCATTCTTACGTCGTATCGGGAACTGGAAAACTATCTTTCGCCATTTATCGATGCCTGGGAAGGAGGAGCGCAAGACCAATTGCAGGGACAGATTGCCAGTGCAAAAATCCCGCTTTCAAGAATGATTTCGCCGCAATTGTACTGGGTAATGTCGGGCAACGACTTTACTTTGGATATCAATAATCCGAAGGAGCCAAAAATTCTTTGCGTAGGCAATAATCCCGACCGCCAGAATATTTATTCTGCAGCCCTGGGATTATACAATTCCCGGATTGTAAAGCTGATAAACAAAAAAGGCCAGCTTAAAAGTTCAGTGATTATAGATGAGCTTCCAACCATTTATTTCCGGGGGCTGGACAACCTGATTGCTACAGCCCGGAGTAACAAGGTAGCTGTCTGTTTGGGGTTTCAGGATTTTTCGCAGCTTAACCGCGATTATGGAGACAAAGAAGCCAAAGTGGTGATGAATACAGTTGGTAATATTTTTAGCGGCCAGGTAGTTGGCGAAACAGCAAAAACCCTGTCGGAACGATTTGGGAAAGTCCTTCAAAAACGCCAGTCCATGACCATTAACCGGCAGGATAAATCCACTTCCATAAATACCCAAATGGACACCTTGATTCCCGCTTCAAAAATCAGTAACCTCACACAGGGCGTTTTTGTCGGTGCCGTTTCCGATAACTTTGAGGAACGTATTGAGCAAAAGATTTTTCATGCCGAAATTGTGGTTGACAATGAGAAAGTGGCGAAAGAAACTGCCGCGTATCAGCCAATACCTGTAATTACAAATTTTACAGATGAAGATGGGAACAACCATATACAGGAGGAGATTGAATATAATTATCGAAGGATAAAAGATGAAGTGGCAGGTATTGTTGGGGAGGAGTTGGAGAGGATAAAATAA